One genomic segment of Bradyrhizobium diazoefficiens includes these proteins:
- a CDS encoding branched-chain amino acid ABC transporter permease, whose translation MDLNALGACLTTSACVVTQTTSGLIVGMLLFLVAAGVTLIFGVLKIVNFAHGTFYMLGGYVAYTALGVTGSYALAVLAGAVSMAVFGVVFERALISRVYSSNVLMQLLICYAVVLIFDDLVKIIWGPEFHAMGMPPTFQVPPLFIAGGVVPPFYAVLIGIAALIAVVLGLGLSMTRLGKTVRAAAINAQMVSALGVDTTLLFAIVFAVGGGLAGLAGALAAPVRSLSPGMGFSVLIESFIVTVIGGMGSIAGALVSALLIGLVRGFGTIGFPQFTDGLIYIVMIAILLLRPQGLFGRRL comes from the coding sequence ATGGACCTCAACGCGCTCGGCGCCTGCCTCACAACATCAGCCTGTGTGGTGACCCAAACCACCAGCGGGCTTATCGTGGGCATGCTGCTGTTCCTGGTCGCCGCAGGCGTGACCCTGATCTTCGGCGTGCTGAAGATCGTGAATTTCGCCCACGGCACCTTCTACATGCTGGGCGGTTACGTCGCCTATACGGCGCTCGGGGTCACCGGCAGCTATGCGCTTGCGGTGCTGGCGGGCGCGGTGTCAATGGCGGTGTTCGGCGTCGTGTTCGAGCGCGCGCTGATCAGTCGCGTCTACAGCTCCAATGTCCTGATGCAGCTTCTGATCTGCTACGCTGTGGTGTTGATCTTCGACGATCTCGTGAAGATCATCTGGGGGCCCGAGTTCCACGCCATGGGTATGCCGCCGACGTTCCAGGTGCCACCCCTCTTCATCGCCGGTGGCGTGGTGCCCCCATTTTATGCCGTGCTGATCGGCATCGCTGCGCTGATCGCTGTCGTTCTCGGCCTCGGCCTGTCGATGACGCGGCTCGGCAAGACGGTGCGCGCCGCCGCGATCAACGCCCAGATGGTATCCGCGCTCGGAGTCGACACCACGCTGCTGTTTGCGATCGTCTTCGCGGTCGGCGGCGGGCTCGCGGGGCTCGCCGGCGCTCTCGCGGCCCCGGTGCGTTCGCTGTCGCCAGGCATGGGCTTTTCGGTGCTGATCGAGAGCTTTATCGTCACTGTGATCGGCGGCATGGGCTCGATTGCGGGCGCGCTAGTTTCGGCGCTGCTGATCGGGCTGGTTCGCGGCTTCGGCACGATCGGCTTCCCCCAGTTCACCGACGGCCTGATCTACATCGTGATGATCGCCATCCTGCTGCTCCGGCCGCAGGGCCTGTTCGGTCGGCGGCTATGA
- a CDS encoding ABC transporter ATP-binding protein, which yields MKLEIRHLTKTFGGVRAIDDVSLAFPSGSLSAVIGPNGAGKSTFFNLISGAFAPDAGEVLLEGQDLVRRSKAERMQLGIGRAFQVASCFPSMTVAENLMAAVTAHLGRWGNLARRFPPPGVRERAGEVMELVGLTHAANVEAAILSHGDQKLLDIAIALALEPKVLLLDEPTAGMGSDERWRMIDRVWGLWDQRKLTLVFIEHDMDVVFQVASTIRVLCYGRVLAEGTPDEIRNNQAVIDAYLGREEPAA from the coding sequence ATGAAGCTCGAGATCAGACATCTCACCAAAACGTTCGGTGGCGTGCGGGCGATCGACGATGTGTCGCTGGCCTTTCCGTCAGGCTCGCTTTCGGCGGTGATCGGCCCGAACGGCGCCGGCAAGAGCACCTTCTTCAACCTGATCAGCGGCGCGTTCGCCCCCGATGCCGGGGAGGTTCTGCTCGAGGGCCAGGACCTCGTCCGTCGCTCCAAAGCTGAACGCATGCAACTTGGCATCGGGCGGGCGTTTCAGGTGGCGAGCTGCTTTCCTAGCATGACGGTGGCGGAGAACCTTATGGCCGCCGTTACCGCCCATCTCGGCCGGTGGGGCAATCTCGCTCGCCGCTTTCCGCCCCCCGGCGTGCGAGAGCGCGCCGGAGAGGTGATGGAGTTGGTCGGCCTGACCCACGCCGCCAATGTCGAGGCTGCGATCCTTTCCCACGGAGACCAGAAGCTGCTGGATATCGCCATTGCGCTTGCGCTCGAACCGAAGGTGCTCCTGCTCGATGAGCCGACGGCCGGCATGGGATCCGACGAGCGCTGGCGCATGATCGACCGCGTCTGGGGATTATGGGATCAGCGCAAGCTCACGCTGGTGTTCATCGAGCACGACATGGACGTCGTCTTCCAGGTCGCGAGCACCATTCGCGTGCTGTGCTACGGCCGCGTCCTGGCCGAGGGCACGCCGGACGAGATCCGCAACAACCAGGCGGTGATCGATGCCTATCTTGGCAGAGAGGAACCCGCGGCATGA
- a CDS encoding ABC transporter substrate-binding protein, with product MSAVITRRIVLAAGTASLLAAPWVARAQANTLRIGMQSILSGPIALLGTSSRNALMMEQDRINAAGGFLGRQIEIVYRDSKGQPQEAARIARELVNSSGCELLIDAEASSASFAVQEVVRNLGIPCIHTNSETSSLTADPKIRAPTAFRVARQGVHDAVAGSIYLSEYASAKKLNKWATCSPDYAYGRDTTAQYLQFFKQFKPDLEVITEAWPKLGQPDFTEVITKLIQAKPQALFTLLYAGDLSAFVNQGNIYALFSQMAVATPNVDYPVLAAIKNLPAGIQSATRYLETFPNTPANKEWGQAYFKKWNERPTNWSWQNTVAMQFYEQAIKKVDALDGKSLADALTGMKISTPFGVDGTITMRDDHTTIGYAIGWGQTIPKEPFIVDVKAADWGKIIELETEWKKQQKYI from the coding sequence ATGAGCGCAGTCATCACGCGTCGCATTGTGCTGGCCGCTGGTACCGCCAGCTTGCTGGCCGCTCCCTGGGTGGCCAGGGCACAGGCCAACACCTTGCGCATTGGAATGCAAAGCATCCTGTCGGGGCCGATCGCGCTGCTCGGCACCTCCTCGCGCAACGCGCTGATGATGGAACAGGATCGTATCAACGCGGCCGGCGGCTTCCTCGGCCGACAGATCGAAATCGTGTACCGCGATTCAAAGGGCCAGCCGCAGGAGGCCGCCCGCATCGCGCGCGAGCTGGTGAACAGCTCAGGTTGCGAGCTCCTGATCGATGCCGAGGCGTCGTCCGCCTCCTTCGCGGTCCAGGAAGTCGTGCGCAATCTTGGCATCCCCTGCATCCACACAAACAGCGAGACGTCGTCGCTGACTGCCGACCCCAAGATCCGGGCGCCCACCGCGTTCCGCGTCGCGCGGCAGGGCGTTCACGACGCTGTCGCCGGCAGCATTTATCTCTCCGAATACGCCAGCGCCAAGAAGCTTAACAAATGGGCGACATGCTCGCCTGACTACGCCTACGGCCGCGACACCACTGCGCAATACCTGCAGTTCTTCAAGCAGTTCAAGCCGGACCTCGAGGTGATCACCGAGGCCTGGCCCAAGCTCGGACAGCCCGATTTCACCGAAGTCATCACCAAGCTGATCCAGGCCAAGCCGCAGGCGCTGTTCACGTTGCTCTATGCCGGCGACCTCTCGGCCTTCGTGAACCAGGGCAACATCTATGCGCTGTTCTCGCAGATGGCCGTGGCGACGCCCAATGTCGATTATCCGGTGCTGGCTGCGATCAAGAACCTGCCGGCCGGCATCCAGTCGGCGACCCGCTATCTCGAAACCTTCCCGAATACGCCCGCCAACAAGGAATGGGGCCAGGCCTACTTCAAGAAGTGGAACGAGCGGCCGACCAACTGGTCGTGGCAGAACACGGTGGCGATGCAGTTCTATGAGCAGGCCATCAAGAAGGTCGACGCCCTGGATGGCAAGTCGCTGGCCGATGCGCTCACCGGGATGAAGATTAGCACGCCATTCGGCGTCGACGGCACGATCACCATGCGCGACGACCACACCACGATAGGCTATGCCATCGGCTGGGGCCAGACCATACCGAAGGAGCCGTTCATCGTCGACGTGAAGGCCGCCGACTGGGGTAAGATCATCGAGCTCGAGACGGAGTGGAAGAAGCAGCAGAAGTACATCTGA
- a CDS encoding ABC transporter ATP-binding protein, with protein MTELLRAEGLSAFYGASQILFDIDLALEEKRTLALLGRNGAGKSTTMKTLAGIVPARGGRIVLAGRDVTRAPPHVRARLGLAYVPEDRQVFPEHSVEDNLLIAAKSGPDGRRDWTLPRIWDTFPLLANFRARQAGRLSGGEQQLLVIARALMGNPLVLLLDEPSEGLAPIVVATISSMLRELGASGATILLAEQNMHFCLRIAEEAVVIDKGKVVHHQDTAGLARNEDIRRRYLAM; from the coding sequence ATGACGGAGCTCCTGCGTGCCGAAGGATTGAGCGCCTTTTATGGCGCCAGCCAGATCCTGTTCGATATTGACCTCGCGCTCGAAGAGAAGCGCACGCTGGCGCTGCTCGGCCGCAACGGCGCAGGCAAGAGCACGACCATGAAGACGCTTGCGGGGATCGTGCCGGCCAGAGGCGGCCGCATCGTCTTAGCCGGCCGCGACGTCACCCGCGCGCCGCCGCACGTGCGCGCCAGGCTCGGTCTCGCCTATGTGCCCGAGGATCGCCAGGTGTTCCCCGAGCACAGCGTGGAGGACAATCTCCTGATCGCGGCCAAGAGCGGTCCCGATGGACGACGCGACTGGACGCTGCCGCGCATCTGGGACACCTTCCCGCTGCTCGCAAACTTTCGCGCGCGCCAAGCGGGCCGCCTGTCCGGCGGCGAGCAACAGTTGCTGGTGATCGCGCGGGCTCTGATGGGCAACCCCCTGGTTCTCTTGCTCGACGAGCCGAGCGAAGGGCTCGCTCCCATCGTGGTCGCCACCATCAGCAGCATGCTGCGCGAACTGGGAGCAAGCGGCGCCACCATCCTGCTTGCCGAGCAGAACATGCATTTTTGCCTGCGGATTGCGGAGGAGGCCGTGGTCATCGATAAAGGTAAAGTGGTGCACCACCAGGATACGGCCGGCCTTGCCAGGAACGAGGATATCCGCCGGCGCTATCTCGCCATGTAG
- a CDS encoding NAD(P)-binding domain-containing protein: MSVSQLTKRVRRELSYLEYPAREWTIPRFRDGSPVLDVLIVGGGQSGLGIAFGLRLERITNFRIIDRRRRGFEGPWRSFARMKQLRTPKEVTGIDFGIPSLTVRAWYEEKFGKRAWDRIDTLHQEVWRSYLDWYRDVLALPVENDVELVLIEPVDDIFLALLRRSDGIERVHAKKIVLATGFEGSGSWRAPRSLVTHLSADLYAHSADVIDFRKLAGKRIGILGAGASAFDNAALALEAGAARVDLCFRRSEMPRVNPLTWMNFAGMLGHFGELSDLDRWRFMRHILEELPVPPTQDAYWRCRSFENFHWHSECGWSVVEQAGGVARARSTDRSFDFDFIIFANGVETDLAARPELVLFCEEIALWQDRFTPPRGEESESLARYPYLGKAFEFTERHCGAAPFLKGLYNFTFGAMLSHGISGAAITGMKYGLRRLVSGIAQQLFREEAAAYYRDLLSYETPELRTLDSAFVWLSQLGSEAVNGDGLVSQFDQHQVATLGGSLQRSMPQQSSLSAKSIRLGRKKRTRRAAQLKKKKRR; the protein is encoded by the coding sequence ATGAGCGTCTCCCAACTCACGAAGCGGGTTCGGCGCGAGCTGAGTTATTTGGAATATCCGGCTCGGGAGTGGACCATCCCGCGATTTCGGGACGGCTCGCCGGTTCTCGATGTGCTGATCGTCGGCGGCGGACAGAGCGGGCTCGGAATCGCCTTCGGTTTGAGGCTCGAGCGCATAACAAACTTCAGGATCATTGATCGCCGTCGACGTGGTTTTGAAGGCCCCTGGCGCAGTTTCGCTCGGATGAAACAGCTGCGCACGCCGAAAGAGGTGACCGGCATTGATTTCGGCATCCCAAGCCTAACTGTGCGGGCGTGGTACGAGGAAAAGTTTGGGAAGCGAGCATGGGATCGGATAGATACGCTCCACCAGGAAGTATGGCGATCGTATCTGGATTGGTACCGGGACGTGTTGGCTCTCCCGGTGGAAAATGATGTCGAGTTGGTGCTGATTGAGCCCGTGGATGATATTTTCCTTGCCCTCCTTCGTCGTTCCGATGGCATTGAGCGGGTGCATGCAAAAAAGATCGTTCTAGCAACGGGCTTTGAGGGAAGCGGCAGCTGGCGGGCTCCGAGGTCTCTGGTTACTCATTTATCCGCAGATCTCTATGCGCATTCAGCCGATGTTATCGATTTTCGGAAGCTTGCGGGAAAACGCATCGGCATCCTTGGCGCCGGTGCATCGGCCTTCGACAACGCAGCCCTCGCACTTGAGGCCGGCGCCGCACGAGTAGATCTATGCTTCCGTCGTTCGGAAATGCCCCGAGTCAATCCGCTCACCTGGATGAACTTTGCTGGTATGTTGGGCCACTTCGGTGAACTTTCGGACCTGGACCGCTGGCGATTCATGCGCCACATTCTCGAGGAGCTCCCGGTCCCGCCCACACAGGACGCCTACTGGCGATGCCGCAGCTTTGAGAATTTTCACTGGCATTCCGAGTGCGGGTGGAGTGTCGTCGAGCAAGCAGGCGGTGTCGCAAGAGCCCGAAGTACCGACCGCAGCTTTGATTTCGATTTCATTATTTTTGCGAACGGAGTGGAGACTGATCTCGCGGCACGGCCGGAGCTCGTCCTCTTTTGTGAAGAGATTGCTCTTTGGCAGGACCGCTTCACGCCTCCACGCGGGGAGGAAAGCGAGTCACTCGCTCGCTATCCATATTTGGGTAAAGCCTTTGAATTCACAGAGCGGCACTGCGGCGCGGCTCCTTTCCTGAAAGGACTATACAACTTCACCTTCGGAGCGATGCTGAGTCATGGCATTTCGGGAGCTGCCATAACGGGTATGAAGTACGGACTGCGGCGGCTCGTAAGCGGCATCGCGCAGCAACTGTTTCGCGAAGAGGCAGCCGCTTACTATAGAGATCTGCTATCATACGAGACGCCTGAGCTGCGCACCCTCGATAGTGCATTTGTCTGGTTGAGCCAGCTTGGCAGTGAGGCGGTTAATGGCGACGGCCTTGTCAGTCAGTTCGATCAACACCAGGTTGCAACGCTCGGTGGCTCATTGCAGCGATCAATGCCCCAGCAGAGCTCTTTGTCGGCAAAGTCCATCCGGCTCGGGCGCAAGAAGCGTACCCGGCGAGCGGCGCAACTGAAGAAGAAAAAGAGGCGGTGA
- a CDS encoding ABC transporter ATP-binding protein encodes MPPVVLAQHVTKWYGPRRAVTDVSFAIEPGEIVGLLGPNGSGKSTIFRMLTGYLVPTFGRIEVAGCDVVADSLGVRRAISYVPEDAPLYDHMRVGEFLHFMAGIKGLHGAKARTAVNEAAERLDLTGVMTLSTGKLSRGFRQRVSIAQGLLANPEVLVLDEPTSGLDPHQVIAVRELIRSLAGRHTVLMASHILPEIEKIASRVMILLDGRLLTADALKEMMQDLALRLATPSPEAAVRHAAEGVSGVRHVAPDHDAGHYLIRAERRASLAADLIAALVAADVAVSALSELRPGLEQVFLDLTRAPREAA; translated from the coding sequence ATGCCTCCGGTCGTTCTGGCGCAGCATGTGACGAAATGGTACGGGCCGCGGCGCGCCGTCACGGATGTATCCTTTGCGATCGAGCCGGGCGAGATCGTCGGCCTGCTCGGGCCGAACGGGTCCGGAAAGAGCACGATCTTCCGCATGCTCACGGGCTATCTAGTGCCGACCTTCGGCCGGATCGAGGTGGCGGGCTGCGACGTGGTCGCCGATTCGCTTGGCGTCCGCCGCGCCATCAGCTACGTGCCGGAGGATGCGCCGCTCTACGATCACATGAGGGTCGGCGAGTTCCTGCATTTCATGGCGGGCATCAAGGGGCTGCACGGAGCCAAGGCGCGCACCGCAGTCAATGAGGCCGCCGAGCGGCTCGACCTGACGGGGGTCATGACGCTCTCGACCGGGAAACTGTCGCGCGGCTTCCGCCAGCGTGTCTCGATCGCGCAGGGGCTGCTGGCCAATCCTGAGGTGCTCGTGCTGGATGAGCCGACCAGCGGGCTCGATCCGCATCAGGTGATCGCGGTACGCGAACTCATCCGATCGCTCGCAGGTCGCCACACGGTGTTGATGGCCTCCCACATCCTGCCCGAAATCGAGAAGATCGCCTCGCGCGTGATGATCCTGCTCGATGGCCGGCTCCTGACGGCCGATGCGCTGAAGGAGATGATGCAGGACCTGGCGCTGAGGCTGGCGACGCCGTCGCCCGAAGCTGCCGTGCGCCATGCCGCCGAAGGTGTTTCCGGCGTGCGCCACGTTGCGCCCGATCACGACGCGGGTCATTATCTGATCCGCGCCGAGCGCCGCGCATCGCTCGCGGCCGATCTGATCGCCGCGCTCGTCGCGGCCGATGTCGCGGTGTCGGCGCTCTCCGAGTTGCGGCCGGGTCTCGAGCAGGTGTTTCTCGATCTCACCAGGGCCCCGAGGGAGGCCGCATGA
- a CDS encoding N-acyl homoserine lactonase family protein, which yields MAADAPKEMKLYVFSSGALNLDKSIIQNGSSGKVQIPVGFFLIRHPKGDVLFDCGNNDRIIKDPDYWGPFVKALDPGRDPDIAIDAQLSKINVKPSDIKYVVLGHFHVDHAGNIGKFLDSTFVFQRDEIRNAFWPAPGYATFFISEDFSMLRNSIGGGMPAKYKTIELDGDLDLFGDNSVFIHRTVSHTPGSQILVVRLPKTGTVVLTSDAVYLQENLDKNILPSIGSVYDPVGMLDAYAWVKRVRDTESADIIYAHDPDTFKAHKHSPEFYE from the coding sequence ATGGCGGCGGACGCTCCGAAAGAGATGAAGCTCTACGTCTTCTCCTCGGGGGCGCTTAATCTCGACAAGTCGATCATTCAGAATGGCTCTAGCGGCAAGGTCCAGATTCCGGTCGGCTTTTTCCTGATCCGCCATCCCAAGGGCGACGTTCTGTTCGATTGTGGCAACAACGACCGGATCATCAAGGATCCCGACTATTGGGGCCCGTTCGTGAAGGCGCTTGATCCGGGCCGCGATCCCGACATCGCCATCGATGCCCAGCTTTCCAAGATCAACGTCAAGCCGTCCGACATCAAGTACGTCGTGCTCGGGCACTTCCACGTCGACCACGCCGGCAACATCGGCAAGTTCCTGGATTCGACTTTCGTGTTCCAGCGCGACGAGATCAGGAACGCGTTCTGGCCGGCGCCGGGCTACGCCACGTTCTTCATCTCAGAAGATTTTTCGATGTTGCGGAACAGCATCGGCGGCGGCATGCCCGCCAAGTACAAGACCATCGAGCTCGACGGCGATCTCGACCTGTTCGGCGACAACAGCGTCTTCATCCATCGCACGGTGTCGCACACGCCGGGAAGCCAGATCCTAGTCGTGCGGCTGCCGAAGACCGGCACAGTGGTGCTGACCTCCGACGCCGTGTATCTCCAGGAGAATCTCGACAAGAATATCCTGCCGAGCATCGGCAGCGTCTATGATCCCGTCGGCATGCTCGATGCCTACGCCTGGGTGAAACGGGTTCGCGACACCGAGAGCGCCGACATCATCTATGCCCACGATCCCGATACGTTCAAGGCGCACAAGCACTCGCCCGAATTCTACGAGTGA
- a CDS encoding branched-chain amino acid ABC transporter permease, with protein MKDNHRSATRDVAIAAVALIIVLSIPFVHRSPAFEDFVIRLSAMALFATSLNLLVGNTGMVSFGHGMFYGLGAYAFALMMQMTELSLPVVAVLAVLFTTVAALCVGTICVRLSTDYFAFITLAFQMLIYSVIISWQNLTGGDQGLRGGLPRREIFGFDLTSQLHLYQFCAVIAVLGLLALRHISASPFGQTLCMIRDNETRTGFLGVVLWRARLCAFTIAGGFAGLGGVLAALFVSGAYPELADWPNSGQAIFAVMLGGINSFLGPLLGAAILLALNDAVARVTEYQGLVLGIVILIFALGLRRGVLDFLRLAWPKGLR; from the coding sequence ATGAAGGACAATCACCGCTCGGCCACGCGGGATGTGGCGATTGCCGCAGTGGCCTTGATTATCGTGCTGAGTATCCCGTTCGTCCATCGCAGCCCCGCCTTCGAGGATTTCGTCATCCGGTTGAGTGCGATGGCGCTGTTTGCGACCTCGCTCAACCTCCTGGTCGGCAACACCGGCATGGTCTCTTTCGGCCATGGCATGTTCTATGGGCTTGGCGCCTACGCCTTCGCATTGATGATGCAGATGACGGAGCTTTCGCTGCCCGTCGTCGCGGTGCTCGCGGTGCTGTTCACGACAGTTGCCGCGCTCTGCGTCGGCACTATCTGCGTCCGCCTCAGCACGGACTATTTCGCCTTCATCACGCTGGCGTTTCAGATGCTGATCTACAGCGTCATCATTTCCTGGCAGAACCTCACCGGCGGTGACCAGGGCCTGCGCGGCGGCCTGCCGCGCCGCGAGATATTCGGCTTCGACCTCACCTCGCAGCTTCATCTTTACCAGTTCTGCGCGGTCATCGCGGTGCTCGGCCTGCTTGCGCTGCGCCACATTTCCGCAAGCCCGTTTGGCCAGACGCTGTGCATGATCCGCGACAACGAGACCCGTACGGGCTTTCTGGGCGTGGTGCTGTGGCGCGCCCGACTGTGCGCCTTCACCATCGCCGGCGGCTTCGCAGGGCTCGGCGGCGTGTTGGCCGCACTGTTCGTGTCGGGGGCCTATCCGGAACTGGCCGATTGGCCGAATTCGGGCCAAGCGATCTTTGCTGTCATGCTGGGCGGAATCAACAGCTTCCTCGGACCGCTTCTCGGCGCGGCGATCCTGCTCGCGCTGAATGACGCGGTGGCACGCGTCACCGAATATCAGGGCTTGGTATTAGGGATTGTGATCCTCATCTTCGCCCTTGGCTTGCGCCGCGGCGTGCTTGATTTCCTCCGACTTGCCTGGCCGAAAGGCTTACGATGA